In Podospora pseudoanserina strain CBS 124.78 chromosome 5, whole genome shotgun sequence, a single window of DNA contains:
- the IDI-2 gene encoding IDI-2 precursor (EggNog:ENOG503P5P9) — MQFTTALLLALQATFALTSPAPAPAANLSTAQLEAECGSLHANTYNETALPSDVDPAQIRHCVEHPSGTATEENTLGKRDCVPGSAAQYGCGRGGYCWRRCGGSGGSWCWQAVNNGWGDWIKCTANSQCAPKSGWGCGQSEGDCNACGCSCTGGLPF, encoded by the exons ATGCAattcaccaccgccctcctcctcgccctccaggCCACCTTCGCCCTCACCagccccgcccccgcccccgcggCCAACCTTTCCACCGCCCAACTCGAAGCCGAGTGCGGCAGTCTCCACGCCAACACCTACAACGAGACCGCTCTTCCCTCCGACGTTGATCCAGCCCAGATCCGTCACTG CGTCGAACACCCCTCCGGCACCGCCACCGAGGAAAACACCCTCGGCAAACGCGACTGCGTCCCGGGCAGCGCGGCCCAGTACGGCTGCGGCAGGGGCGGGTACTGCTGGAGGCGCTGCGGCGGGAGCGGGGGCTCGTGGTGCTGGCAGGCGGTGAACAACGGCTGGGGTGACTGGATCAAGTGCACTGCGAACAGCCAGTGTGCTCCGAAAAGCGGGTGGGGGTGTGGTCAGAGCGAGGGGGATTGCAATGCTTGCGGGTGCTCTTGCACGGGTGGTTTGCCTTTCTAG
- the IKS1 gene encoding putative serine/threonine-protein kinase iks1 (COG:T; EggNog:ENOG503NXZF), producing the protein MSLVPYHEREGREIVLRHHNAIVVRDPTSQRLEIRGLELTKCPTCHQSLRTSSPERRFEPTTSHETYVNPDYFRMLRAGQYRRNHTQPLPPPSSPIRRLVEPFPASVSDEDGSELGRQDAESVRSSPAPHQGGGRIRREAFSPNYFNTFFIEERELGRGGKGVVLLVRHEIDGCFLGEFACKRVPVGDDHAWLEKVLVEVELLAKLSHPNLVSYRHVWLEDYQTSQFAPVVACAFILQQYCNGGDLLHYVIGDMPREATKEQLKAQMRRRSKGQTERPKMQRRLPPEEIYSLFKDITSGLAYLHAANYIHRDLKPSNCLLHREGAHLVCLISDFGEVQPENAVRKSTGSTGTISYCAPEVLKKDVTGRYGNFTTKSDIFSLGMILYFMCFGRLPYHFANAVNEELEDIDQLRAEITDWKGFHDERRERPDLPHKLYQLLQKLLAVNPLERPTANEVLGAMKGEMPLDGVNGMRGGRNNSDGMGGHRIQNLEEPGLMRPEGTKQARVNSLTEEDDFAAVSQTTSAVSLLQKRMMRAPRHRGSGGELTLGARRSDDDSPEGEAAASITTPLLMPPPTTALERVRNGAMLAQWRVRRWGGENEVLLRVGVFVGKMVSLSWVCWPYSSSVVVMGLLVGMATVDLVGLSQGRGDREGDGGGVVGGEGEGADDGGGSPVVIRVGPDGSPRVVHPVGGGVRNSGWMVGWRRSWVLLGAHFIVLWVASRAAVLCAAAVPIVRRGDEEWEGWL; encoded by the exons ATGTCCCTTGTTCCCTACCACGAGCGCGAAGGTCGCGAGATTGTTCT CCGTCACCACAACGCCATCGTCGTCCGCGACCCCACCTCGCAGCGTCTCGAGATCCGCGGCCTCGAACTGACAAAATGTCCCACCTGCCACCAAAGCCTGCGAACATCATCCCCCGAGAGGCGCTTTGAGCCCACGACGAGCCATGAAACCTACGTCAATCCCGATTACTTCCGCATGCTGCGCGCCGGCCAGTATCGACGGAACCACACGCAGCCTCTCCCGCCACCGTCGAGTCCTATCCGGCGGTTGGTCGAACCGTTTCCGGCCTCGGTGTCTGATGAAGACGGGAGCGAGCTTGGACGGCAAGACGCCGAGTCTGTGAGGAGCTCACCGGCGCCTCACCAGGGCGGCGGCCGCATTCGACGAGAGGCGTTCAGCCCGAATTACTTTAATACTTTCTTTATCGAGGAGCGAGAGCTTGGCCGAGGCGGCAAGGGAGTTGTCTTGCTTGTGCGGCACGAGATTGACGGCTGCTTTCTGGGAGAGTTTGCCTGCAAAAGGGTGCCAGTGGGAGATGACCACGCCTGGCTTGAAAAGGTGTTGGTAGAGGTTGAGCTGCTTGCGAAGctctcccatcccaacctTGTCTCCTACCGGCACGTCTGGCTTGAGGATTATCAGACCAGCCAGTTTGCGCCTGTAGTTGCGTGCGCATTCATCCTGCAGCAATACTGCAATGGCGGCGATCTGCTGCACTACGTCATTGGCGACATGCCGAGGGAGGCCACAAAGGAGCAGCTCAAGGCCCAGATGCGCCGTCGCTCCAAGGGCCAGACAGAACGTCCCAAGATGCAGCGTCGCTTGCCCCCTGAGGAGATTTACTCGCTCTTCAAGGATATTACGTCCGGCTTGGCCTATCTGCATGCTGCAAACTACATCCACCGCGACCTGAAACCTAGTAACTGTCTGCTGCATCGCGAGGGGGCTCATTTGGTTTGCCTGATTAGCGACTTTGGGGAAGTCCAACCGGAAAATGCGGTTCGTAAGTCGACCGGTTCGACGGGTACGATCTCGTACTGCGCGCCGGAGGTTCTCAAAAAGGATGTCACGGGGAGGTACGGAAACTTTACCACCAAGTCGGACATCTTTTCGTTGGGGATGATTCTGTATTTCATGTGCTTTGGCAGGTTGCCCTACCACTTTGCCAACGCGGTGaatgaggagttggaggatatCGACCAGCTCCGCGCCGAGATTACGGACTGGAAGGGGTTTCACGATGAGCGGAGAGAGCGGCCGGATCTGCCGCACAAGCTGTATCAGTTACTTCAGAAGCTTCTAGCGGTTAATCCGCTCGAGCGGCCTACTGCTAACGAGGTGCTTGGTGCgatgaagggggagatgCCGTTGGATGGGGTGAATGGGATGCGTGGGGGGAGGAATAACTCggacgggatgggggggCATAGGATTCAGAATTTGGAGGAGCCGGGTCTGATGAGGCCGGAGGGGACGAAGCAGGCGAGGGTGAATTCTCttacggaggaggatgattttgCTGCTGTTTCGCAGACGACTTCGGCGGTTTCACTTTtgcagaagaggatgatgagggctCCGAGGCATAGAGGGTCGGGCGGGGAGTTGACTTTGGGGGCCAGgaggagtgatgatgattcgccggagggggaggcggcggcgagcaTTACCACGCCTTTGTTGATGCCGCCGCCTACTACTGcgctggagagggtgaggaatGGGGCTATGCTAGCGcagtggagggtgaggaggtgggggggggagaatgAGGTTCTGCtgagggtgggggtgtttgtggggaagatggtgagtCTGAGTTGGGTTTGTTGGCCTTACAGTTcttctgtggtggtgatggggttgttggtggggatggcgACGGTGGATTTGGTTGGGCTTAgccaggggaggggggatagggagggagatgggggtggggttgttgggggggagggagagggagctgatgatgggggtggtagTCCTGTTGTCATTAGGGTTGGACCTGATGGTAGTCCGAGGGTTGTACACccggttggtggtggtgtaaggAACTCGGGCTGGATGGtaggatggaggaggagttgggtgTTGCTCGGGGCGCACTTTATTGTGTTATGGGTTGCGTCCCGTGCTGCGGTCCTTTgtgcggcggcggtgccgattgtgaggaggggtgatgaggaatgggagggttggttgTGA
- a CDS encoding hypothetical protein (COG:F; EggNog:ENOG503NUT6) produces MRFMRCAFASFLALRGGQLGLAAATPPRNSSIANSPPEPRLDGKITPKVMIVNMFAPEAQVWYDNMPPHSHGNLLAVNITIPGLSPRYPHVHCREDLQVCQVTTCEGEINAASSAMALLLSPKFNLTKTYFLLAGIAGANPKYSTIGGVALARYTVQVALQYEFDAREMPDNFTTGYVAYGTTQPEEYPKILYGTEVFEVSNALRDAAFNYAVRANLSDNEDSKKYRARYKPEGNIFAKASSGPEVVKCDTVTSDVYYSGMLLSEAFERTTGVWTNGTGRYCMTAQEDNAVLGSLVRMAVYGVVDFSRVVVMRTGSNFDRPPPNVTAYEHLLVLKQNGFEVAIQNLYLAGIEIVNGILKDWGAVFDKGIKPCNYIGDVLGSLGGEPDFGPGSETKGVGFRPPGNSTTRAIV; encoded by the exons ATGCGCTTCATGCGGTGCGCGTTCGCCTCATTTCTGGCCTTGCGCGGTGGCCAGCTTGGCTTGGCCGCTGCTACTCCTCCGAGGAATAGCAGCATCGCAAACAGCCCTCCTGAGCCGAGACTTGATGGGAAAATCACCCCCAAGGTCATGATCGTCAACATG TTCGCCCCCGAAGCCCAAGTCTGGTACGACAACATGCCCCCCCACAGCCACGGTAACCTCCTGgccgtcaacatcaccatccccggcCTCTCCCCACGATACCCCCACGTTCACTGCAGAGAAGACCTCCAAGTCTGCCAGGTGACCACCTGCGAAGGCGAAATCAACGCCGCCTCGTCGGCCatggccctcctcctctcccccaagtTCAACCTCACAAAGACATACTTCCTCCTAGCCGGCATAGCAGGCGCGAACCCAAAGTACTCCACCATCGGCGGCGTAGCCCTGGCGCGGTACACCGTCCAAGTAGCTCTCCAATACGAATTCGACGCCCGGGAGATGCCAGACAACTTCACGACGGGGTATGTTGCTTATGGCACCACGCAGCCGGAGGAGTACCCCAAGATTCTGTACGGGACAGAAGTGTTTGAGGTGAGCAACGCGCTGCGGGACGCGGCGTTTAATTATGCCGTCAGGGCGAATTTGAGCGATAACGAGGACTCGAAGAAGTACCGGGCGAGGTATAAGCCGGAGGGGAATATTTTTGCCAAGGCGTCGAGTGGGCCGGAGGTGGTCAAGTGTGATACCGTCACGAGCGATGTTTATTACTCGGGGATGTTGCTGAGCGAGGCGTTTGAGAGGACGACGGGGGTTTGGACGAATGGGACGGGGAGGTACTGCATGACGGCGCAGGAGGATAATGCGGTGCTGGGTtcgttggtgaggatggcggttTATGGGGTTGTGGACTTTTCGAGGGTTGTTGTTATGAGGACTG GGTCTAACTTTGatcgtcctcctcctaaCGTCACTGCCTATGAGCATTTGCTTGTTCTCAAGCAGAATGGCTTCGAGGTTGCGATTCAGAATCTCTATCTTGCGGGGATTGAGATTGTGAATGGGATTCTGAAGGATTGGGGGGCGGTTTTTGATAAGGGGATTAAGCCTTGCAATTATATTGGTGATGTGCTTGGGTCTTTGGGTGGTGAACCAGATTTTGGTCCGGGGAGTGAgacgaagggggtggggtttAGGCCTCCTGGGAACAGCACGACAAGAGCAATAGTATAG
- a CDS encoding hypothetical protein (EggNog:ENOG503PR5U), with the protein MKFSLALITVGLFGGALAQQGVQCPGSWYLQPDDCMCMNSREGYLLKTQTLDCCKKLGYKTYNNICAVDRNKRQTFKDCCKDLNQESVIGHCR; encoded by the exons atgaagttctctctcgctctcatCACAGTTGGTCTGTTCGGTGGTGCGCTTGCACAGCAAGGGGTCCAGTGCCCAGGAAGCTGGTATCTTCAGCCAGATGACTGCATGTGTATGAACAGCAGGGAGGGATATCTGCTCAAGACGCAAACATTGGATTGCTGCAAGAAGCTGGGGTACAAGACTTATAACAAC ATCTGCGCCGTGGACAGAAACAAGCGCCAGACGTTCAAGGACTGCTGCAAGGATCTCAACCAGGAGAGCGTCATTGGCCATTgccgttga
- a CDS encoding hypothetical protein (EggNog:ENOG503PTEJ) has product MAPPKLNGQLPYQSCRRLFQQQALSRRTFTTSSPSFSDVPKQTSRFAKKTEPQVPPVDQTQPKPNVVVNPPAAPTAVPKPSAVRRPGVGTPTMEPKQPVDINSKEYKRVARKVTSLMVALPFLIVTSYYLWDRLSLGRPVPPPSDDASSAPSSEPKKA; this is encoded by the exons ATGGCTCCTCCAAAGCTCAACGGGCAGCTCCCGTACCAAAGCTGCAGACGTTTGTTCCAGCAACAAGCTCTGTCGAGACGAACCTTTACGacatcttccccatccttCTCGGACGTGCCCAAGCAGACGTCGAGATTCGCGAAAAAGACAGAACCCCAGGTCCCTCCCGTCGACCAAACCCAGCCGAAGCCGAATGTTGTGGTAAACCCACCAGCCGCACCGACAGCCGTGCCGAAACCGTCTGCTGTGCGCCGCCCTGGCGTTGGGACACCTACAATGGAGCCAAAGCAGCCGGTGgacatcaacagcaaggAGTACAAGCGTGTGGCGAGAAAGGTCACGAGCCTCATGGTTGCGCTGCCCTTCTTGATTGTCACATCGTACTACCTCTGGGACCGAC TCTCTCTTGGCAGGCCAGTCCCTCCTCCGTCCGATGAtgcctcctccgctccgTCCTCTGAGCCCAAGAAAGCGTAG